Below is a window of bacterium DNA.
TGCGCCCGGTTCCCGGCCCCTCCGGCCGGGAGCCCCAACCGTGGAGGCCTCCATGCCCGCGAAGTTCCGAATCCCGAGCCTTCTGGCCGCGGTCGCCCTGCTGCTGACCGCCGGCCTGGCCGGCGCCCAGACCTACCTCGATCTCGAGAGCCAGGTCCAGGAGTTCACCCTCGACAACGGGGTGCGCTTCATCGTGCTCGAGGACCACTCGGTCCCCGTCTTCAGTTTCCGCACGTTCGTCAACGTCGGCAGCGCCAACGAGGTGCGCGGCGTCACCGGCCTGACGCACATCCTCGAGCACATGGCCTTCAAGGGCACGCCCGAGATCGGCACCGACGACTACAAGGCCGAACTGAAGGCCATGGCCGGCGAGGACGCCGCCTTCGCCGCCCTCAAGGCCGAACGCCTCAAGGGCGTCAACGCCGACCCCGCCCGGCTCGAGGAGCTCGAGGCCGCCTTCACCGCGGCCAAGGACGCGGCCCGCGAGTACGTCGTCACCAACGAGTTCGGCAAGATCGTCGAGAACAACGGTGGCCAGGGCCTGAACGCCTACACCAACAGCGACGTGACGGTGTACCTGTACAACATGCCGAGCAACCGCCTCGAGCTGTGGGCCTACATCGAGGGCGCCCGCATGGCCAAGCCCGTCCTGCGCGAGTTCTACACCGAGAAGGACGGTCCGGTCACCGAGGAGCGCCGCATGCGCACCGACAACAACCCGATCGGCCGCATGATCGAGCAGTTCCAGAACCTGATGTTCATGGCCAACGGCTACCACCACTCGACCATCGGCTACATGTCCGACCTCGAGAACATCAGCCGCGCCGACTGCCAGAAGTACTTCGACGACAACTACGTCGGCCGCAACATCGTCGTCTCCATCGTGGGCGACGTCGACGCCGCCGAGGTGAAGAAGTACGCCGCGAAGTACTTCGGCGACATTCCCGCCGGCGATCCCGAACCGGTCGAGACCCTCGAGCCGAAGCAGCTCGGCGAGAAGCGCCTGGTCATGAAGGATCCCAGCCAGCCCGTCTTCGTCGCCGGCTACCACATCGAGAACGTGCGCCACCCGGACTGGCCGGTGTACGAGGTCATCGCCGACGTGCTCGGACAGGGCCGCACCAGCCGCCTCTACACCAGCCTGGTCAAGGAGCAGGGCATCGCCGTGCAGGCCATGACCTTCCCGGGCTTCCCGGGCCAGAAGTTCCAGACCGGCCTGCTCGCCTTCGCGATCCCCGTCAAGGGCAAGACCGCCTACGACATCGAGGACGCGGTGTACGCCGAGATCGACAAGATCGTCGCCGACGGCATCACGCAGGACGAGCTCGACGGCGTCAAGCAGCGCGCCCGGGCCAACTTCATCCGCGGCCTGCAGGGCAACGCGGGCATGGCCAGCCAGCTGGCGTGGTACCAGACCTACTACGGCGACTGGCGCGAGCTCTTCAACGAGGTCGCCCGCATCGAGGCCGTGACCCTCGACGACGTCAAGCGCGTCGCCGCCGACGTCTTCGCCCCGACGAACCGCACCGTCGCCCTCATCGAGACCGAGGACAGCGGGTCCTGACCGGAAACCGCGGCTCCCCGCAGCGGAGCCGGAAAGGATTGAGAACATGCAGCGAACGAACCGGAAGGCGGGCCTGGCGCTCCTGGCGCTGGCGGCCGTCATGGCCGTGGCGGCCCCAGCCGCCCTGGCCAAGAAGCCCTGGGAGAAGATCGAGATCCCCGAGCTGAACCCGATCCAGATGCCCGACTACGAGCGGGTCCAGCTGGACAACGGCATGGTCCTGTACCTGGCCGAGGACCACAAGTTTCCCCTCATCGAGCTGAGCGCGACCATCGACGCGGGCAGCATCTACGAGTCGGCCGACAAGGTCGGTCTGGCCGAGATGGCCGGCACGGTCATGCGCACCGGCGGCACCGCGACCCGCAGCGGCGACGACATCGACGCGCTGGTCGAGGCCCGCGGCATGTCGGTCGAGACCTGGATCGGCCAGAACAACGGCGGCGCCTACCTGTCCGCCCTGAGCGAGGACGTCGACCTGGGCCTCGAGCTCCTGGCCGACATCCTGCGCCATCCGGCCTTCCCCGAGGACAAGATCAAGCTGGCCAAGGAAGAGCAGAAGGCGGGCATCAGCCGGCGCAACGACCAGCCCATGTCCATCGCCCAGCGCGAGGGCCGCAAGGCGATCTTCGGTCCGGACCACCCGCTGGCCCGGCATCCGGAGTACGACACCATCGCCGCGGTGAGCCGCGACGACATGGTGGCCTTCCACCGCGACTTCTTCGGCCCCGACCGCACCTACCTCGTCGTCATCGGCGACTTCGACCGCAAGGCCATGGTCGACAAGATCAGGACGGCCTTCGACGGCTGGGCGCCCGCGGCCAAGCCGAAGCCGGCCGACCCCGAGATCCCCGACTTCCCGCGCACGGTGAACATCGTCGACAAGGGCGACCTCACCCAGACGACGATCCTGATGGGGCACAAGGGCATCCGCGCCGACGATCCCAACTACGCCGGCGTGCAGGTGGCCAACAAGATCCTGGGCGGCGGCTTCGCCACACGCCTGTTCAACGAGGTGCGCAGCCGCCAGGGCCTGGCCTACAGCGTGGGCAGCAGCTCGGGCACCGGCTTCCGCAACCCGGGCCTGTTCATGGCCTTCACCATGACCAAGAGCGAGTCGAGCCAGAAGGCCGCCGAGGCGGTGCTGGCCGAGGTGAAGAAGATGACCACCGAGGAGGTCACGGACGAGGAGCTGGCCCAGGCCAAGGACGCGATCCTCAACTCCGAGGTCTTCAACTTCGATACCGAGCGCGAGATCCTCGATCGGGCCGTCATGTACGAGCGCTTCGGCTACCCGGCCGACTTCCTGCAGAAGTACCAGGAAGAGGTCAAGAACATGACCAAGGCCGACGTGCTCGCGGCGACGCAGGCCGTGTGGCGGCCCGACGACATGACGGTCTTCGCCGTGGGCAACTACGCCGACTGGGACGGGGACTTCTCGACCTTCGGTCCGGTGACCATGGTCGACATCACGATCCCCGAGGCCTCCCTCGACATCCCCATGGCCACGCCGCTGAGCCTGGAGAAGGGCAAGGCCCTGATGATGGCCGCGGCCGAGGCCGCCGGCGGGCAGGCGAAGCTCGCCGCCATCGGCTCCTACAAGGAGACCCTCGTGCTCGACGCCACGGTGCAGGGCATGGAGCTGACCTTCACCATCGACAAGACCGTGGTCTATCCGGACAAGATCCACACGGTCCAGAAGACGCCCTTCGGCAACATGAAGAGCGTGGTCAACGGCGACAAGGGCTGGGCCGAGTCCCCCATGGGCAACAAGGACATGGAGGCCGCCGACGTGGCCGAGGCCAAGGAAGAGCTGAAGACGGACACCATGGGCATGATGCGCTACATGGACGAGTTCACCTTCC
It encodes the following:
- a CDS encoding insulinase family protein, which translates into the protein MPAKFRIPSLLAAVALLLTAGLAGAQTYLDLESQVQEFTLDNGVRFIVLEDHSVPVFSFRTFVNVGSANEVRGVTGLTHILEHMAFKGTPEIGTDDYKAELKAMAGEDAAFAALKAERLKGVNADPARLEELEAAFTAAKDAAREYVVTNEFGKIVENNGGQGLNAYTNSDVTVYLYNMPSNRLELWAYIEGARMAKPVLREFYTEKDGPVTEERRMRTDNNPIGRMIEQFQNLMFMANGYHHSTIGYMSDLENISRADCQKYFDDNYVGRNIVVSIVGDVDAAEVKKYAAKYFGDIPAGDPEPVETLEPKQLGEKRLVMKDPSQPVFVAGYHIENVRHPDWPVYEVIADVLGQGRTSRLYTSLVKEQGIAVQAMTFPGFPGQKFQTGLLAFAIPVKGKTAYDIEDAVYAEIDKIVADGITQDELDGVKQRARANFIRGLQGNAGMASQLAWYQTYYGDWRELFNEVARIEAVTLDDVKRVAADVFAPTNRTVALIETEDSGS
- a CDS encoding insulinase family protein; translated protein: MQRTNRKAGLALLALAAVMAVAAPAALAKKPWEKIEIPELNPIQMPDYERVQLDNGMVLYLAEDHKFPLIELSATIDAGSIYESADKVGLAEMAGTVMRTGGTATRSGDDIDALVEARGMSVETWIGQNNGGAYLSALSEDVDLGLELLADILRHPAFPEDKIKLAKEEQKAGISRRNDQPMSIAQREGRKAIFGPDHPLARHPEYDTIAAVSRDDMVAFHRDFFGPDRTYLVVIGDFDRKAMVDKIRTAFDGWAPAAKPKPADPEIPDFPRTVNIVDKGDLTQTTILMGHKGIRADDPNYAGVQVANKILGGGFATRLFNEVRSRQGLAYSVGSSSGTGFRNPGLFMAFTMTKSESSQKAAEAVLAEVKKMTTEEVTDEELAQAKDAILNSEVFNFDTEREILDRAVMYERFGYPADFLQKYQEEVKNMTKADVLAATQAVWRPDDMTVFAVGNYADWDGDFSTFGPVTMVDITIPEASLDIPMATPLSLEKGKALMMAAAEAAGGQAKLAAIGSYKETLVLDATVQGMELTFTIDKTVVYPDKIHTVQKTPFGNMKSVVNGDKGWAESPMGNKDMEAADVAEAKEELKTDTMGMMRYMDEFTFQALEPRTIEGHKCNPVYVTGVGDYRIVYLDAESNQVVMVQQQGQNPGTGAPATQKVYVDEYQELGGLVMPKKLRMTYDDEPFAAGTVESFTANPQVDMGLFDK